Proteins from a genomic interval of Quercus robur chromosome 9, dhQueRobu3.1, whole genome shotgun sequence:
- the LOC126700793 gene encoding uncharacterized protein LOC126700793: MPKIQMFLWKCYHNSVPVKSILAQRGIQISPTCDICHDQSETITHVLRECKAAHAFWVEANQPDEMIHTFGLEVMEWIKVHEFWFSVIDHVEPRSRSVVAVSLAKPPESWVKLNTNCSVKGSPRIARCGGLLRDYHGNWISGFARAIGITLSLAVGLWAIRDGLARCYHLSLQAVEVEVNASVAISLLSQDVHTNGEFSSLIDDYRNLMKNIH; encoded by the exons ATGCCCAAAATCCAAATGTTTCTTTGGAAATGCTATCATAATAGCGTTCCAGTTAAGTCGATACTAGCTCAGAGAGGCATCCAAATTTCCCCAACCTGTGATATTTGTCATGATCAATCGGAAACCATAACTCATGTTTTAAGGGAGTGTAAGGCAGCGCATGCTTTCTGGGTTGAGGCCAATCAACCTGATGAGATGATCCACACTTTTGGATTAGAAGTGATGGAATGGATTAAA GTTCATGAGTTCTGGTTTAGTGTTATTGACCATGTTGAGCCTAGGAGTAGATCTGTTGTTGCTGTTAGTTTGGCTAAACCTCCGGAGAGTTGGGTGAAGTTGAACACGAACTGTTCGGTAAAGGGAAGTCCGAGGATAGCAAGGTGTGGGGGCCTTTTGCGCGACTATCATGGCAATTGGATCTCGGGTTTTGCAAGGGCCATTGGCATTACGTTGAGCTTAGCTGTTGGACTGTGGGCCATCCGCGATGGATTAGCTAGATGCTATCATTTATCCCTCCAAGCGGTGGAAGTTGAGGTTAATGCCTCGGTTGCGATATCATTGTTATCCCAAGATGTCCATACTAATGGGgagttttcttctcttattGATGACTACAGGAACCTTATGAAGAACATCCATTAG